The following is a genomic window from Nicotiana tabacum cultivar K326 chromosome 3, ASM71507v2, whole genome shotgun sequence.
TTTGATGTCTTGCTTGTCTTTTTTATGTTATTGATAGGTCTTGAGGCAGATCACACTGTTCATTTAGTTCGAGGTTTTGCTCCAGCTGCCTCTGCTAATACTGCAAGTGCAACCAATACTGGAAATCCAAATAGTAATCAGAATGCACCCACTGATGCCGCTCCAAATGTAGGTGGACCATTTGCTGGATCGGGCCTTGGGGCTTCACTGTTTCCTGGTCTTGGAAGTGGTGGCGGTGGCGGCAGTGGTTTATTTGGAGCTGGCCTTCCGGATTTTGAGCAGGTCCAGCAGCAGTTGACTCAAAACCCCAACATGATGAGAGACATCATGAACATGCCTCTCGTTCAGAATATGATGAGTAACCCAGAAATCATCCGTAACATGATCATGAACAATCCTCAAATGCGAGAGATCATGGATCGTAATCCAGAGcttgctcatgtactcaatgatcCTGCTACTCTTCGCCAGACGATGGAGGCTGCACGGAACCCTGAGCTTATGCGTGAGATGATGCGTAATACTGACAGGGCAATGAGCAATATTGAGTCTTCTCCCGAGGGATTTAACATGCTGAGGCGCATGTATGAAAATGTCCAGGAGCCTTTCCTAAATGCAACAACTATGGCTGGAGATGCAAGAAATGATGTTGGCTCAAACCCGTTTGCAGCTCTTTTGGGAGCCCAGGGGCCGGGGCAAGGCAGAGACCAGTCTACGAATCCTCCAACTACTGGTTCTGAGACCACTGCTAACACACCTGTTCCAAATACTAATCCACTTCCTAATCCTTGGGCTTCTGCTGGCGGTAAGCTAATATCATTTCTTATCCTTTGATTGTACAAGCTTTGCGTGATTTAGACATGCTTAATTACTTTGCCTCTTTGTTTTTTTGGATACGGTGGCGTCCGGGTTAGGTTGCACGTACCTTGAGTGTTCCACCAAATACTCGCTAACTCCCACGAACACATGTACTGGGTAACTCTGCCCACCAAGGCTAAGGCTTAGGCTTAGACAGATGGGAAGAAACCACCCTGTGTTTTTTGTCCCCGCTGGGCTTCACCTCTTCTTTGAATGAATTCAGATATCTCTTATAATAGGCAGTgacttctcttcttccttttgtGCTTCTGCAAGAATTTGTACTTGGCTGCTATAATTGGTTGTGAATGACTTGTGAAATGTGTGTTTTGAATTTATACTCACCAGGGGAAGCATTGCACACTACAAATAAAATCTTCAATTCTCATAAAGCTTCTCATGTTTGATTTGCAAGAATTTTCATCCTCCATATTGTATGCCTAATTCTATGTTACAGTTAGGAGCCTTGAGCAGGCGGTATTTAGGCATTAGAGTATTTCATGATGTTTTCTTCTTGGATCGATACAATAGTGATTGTTTTTGTTGGTATTATGTTTTGTTTTTATTGTTCGTTTTCTTGATTTGACTTTTTGCAGCTGGAGCTGGCCAAACTAATACCACTGCTAGGTCAAATGCTGCTGGGGAAACTAGGGCACCGCCACCTGCTGGCTTAGGTGGGGTTGCTCTCCCAGATCTTGAGCGCATGCTGGGTGGCATGCAAGGTGGCATGCCAGATGCTGCTTCACTAAATCAGATGATGCAGAACCCAGCCATCTCGCAGATGATGCAGTCTCTTCTCTCAAATCCTCAATACATGAACCAGGTATAATTTGTCTCGACTTAAAGCGTGCTTGCAGTCATCAAATTTGTGTatttatttctcttctatttgtCGTGAAAAGCTTCCTGTCAAATTCTCATTCATTAGTATCTTGGTGTTCAGATTCTTGGGCTCAACCCACAGCTAAGGAACATGCTTGATTCCAACTCCCATCTCCGAGAAATGATGCAAAACCCTGAATTTATTCGGCAGTTGACTTCCCCTGAGACAATGCAGGTAAACTATTTCTGGTTGTTGCCTGGGTCTTGCTTCCCTGAAGTGTGGTGCATTAATTGTATTGAATACTCCTATAATGTCTTGCTTCCCTGAAGTGTGGTGCATTAATTGTATTGAATACTCCTATAATGTATTGGCGACTAGATTACTAACAGATGGGGTTTTCACTAATTTATCCTCATTACCTATTGTGGATGAAGCCGAGGGTCTTTTGGAAACAAACTCTCtattccttcggggtaggggtaaggtctgcgtacacactaccctccccagactccactagtgggatttcactgggttgttgtaCCTATTGTGGATGAGACGAGCGTGTACATCAACATGTCTAATTGAAATGACGCGAACCGAGTGTTGGTGGAAGGAAATCATAAGCTAACTATGCGGATCAAAGGAAAAGTAAAATCAATATATTGCGTTTTGTACTTTTTGCTTTTAGTTGGGAAATTCTAGATCCACTATTTTACCTCTCAAAATCACTGAATTTCTCCCATTTCCCATAACAACAAAATTAAGCTGTGACAAAGTTCAGTTTCCTTAAAGGGAAGTTTACGAGAAACTTTATTTAGTGTGAGACTCAACCAACAAAAGTTGTGTGAGGGCATATTCTATGCTTGACAAGTATTTTGCAATGGGTCCCACTTGCCAAATCTTTCTCTCCTCTTCCAGACCATCTTCTTCCTCGTTCTTTGCATCACATCTTCTTCCTCGTTCTTTCCATCACATCTTCTTTTCCCTTCATTGTTTGTTATATTTTTCTTCCTCTGAGCAACTATTCCGTCTTTACTGTTCCTTTTTTGGTTCTTTCTTTTCTAATATTCTTCTCTGTCAGTCTCCATGTTATTTAAGGAAAAAACAACAAAGCCTCTCAATTTCTAATTTTACTCTTAGATCTATTTCAGCAATGCTTTAACACAAAACGTTTGGTTTTTTCGACCGTGTTGATCATGTAGTGCCTTTAGAGTCCTCTTTTTATGTTTGAAAATTGTTGACCTGAGGTGGGTCTTAATCACAATTAGGAAGCATTGAACATATTCTTTGGAGCTGTCCATATTTTGATCCGCTCCAAGAAAATAAAGCCAAAATCAAATTAATTGGGAGTTTTAAGTGATCTACTTATGTATAATTTTTGGTCTTCGCAATGTCAAAGATCAAGATTTTAAACTATCATCAGAAAACAAAATACGAGGGCTTGAGAGGAAGATTGATGATGAGAAAACTTACGAGGAAAAAGAACAGTTTGAAATGCTAAAAGTAGAAAGAGAATTTAGTAAACGAGGAAGAGAATTACGAAAAAAATAAACGGAGGAAGAGAATTTATTTGGGGTAGGGGGCAGTGAGTCCTTGTGaaatgaaaataaggaagaaggaagCAAGATGATTCTGGGGTTCTGAAGAGGAGAGAAGaaagagtaaaagagaaattaaCAAATAGTAATGGGCCCCAGAATACACTTGTCAGACAGTGAAGAGCTCATACAACTGACAATAGTTGAGTCTCACACCATATAAAATTTCTCTGAAGTTTACATATTTGACAAAACTTGTAGTGCATTAGTCGTGCCATTTCCTATGAAGTAAAAATTAAGCTGTGACAATGACTTCAGATATTAGACAAAATTGTTATCTGTAGAACTATATTTCAACTCATAAAATATTGctttctcattttaatttcttcaCCAATTAAAGCATAGATTTTTTAATCTTAACAACAGTTCTTTTTTAAATACAATGCATGTTCTCTTCTTATTTTTGAGAGTTTGTATATAATGGACACAAGAGTCATGCTTTCATCCAAATGTAGAAATTTAC
Proteins encoded in this region:
- the LOC107760703 gene encoding ubiquitin domain-containing protein DSK2b, coding for MGGGDTSAAAKEDNENNATGGDQKVVTINVRCSNGSKFSVQVTLESSVGTFKSTLAQHSDIPAEQQRLIYKGRILKDEQTLESYGLEADHTVHLVRGFAPAASANTASATNTGNPNSNQNAPTDAAPNVGGPFAGSGLGASLFPGLGSGGGGGSGLFGAGLPDFEQVQQQLTQNPNMMRDIMNMPLVQNMMSNPEIIRNMIMNNPQMREIMDRNPELAHVLNDPATLRQTMEAARNPELMREMMRNTDRAMSNIESSPEGFNMLRRMYENVQEPFLNATTMAGDARNDVGSNPFAALLGAQGPGQGRDQSTNPPTTGSETTANTPVPNTNPLPNPWASAGAGAGQTNTTARSNAAGETRAPPPAGLGGVALPDLERMLGGMQGGMPDAASLNQMMQNPAISQMMQSLLSNPQYMNQILGLNPQLRNMLDSNSHLREMMQNPEFIRQLTSPETMQQLMTFQQGLLSQLGRQQTNQPGQNAGGAALDNNMGMEMLMNMFGGLGSGGLGGVPTRSNVPPEELYATQLAQLQDMGFFDTQENIRALVATAGNVHAAVERLLGNLGQ